A segment of the Actinomycetota bacterium genome:
TTAGGCTTCACACCAGGAACTAAAGTTAGAATGATACAAAACTTTGGACGTGGTCCAGTTATTGTAGAAATTAAAGAAACAAATATAGCATTAGGTAGGGGAGAAGCTATGAAAGTAGTCATAGAGGAAAGTGATAACGATGGTGATGTGGAGGAAAGTGAAAAAGTTGAAAGAGAACATAGATGGAAAAGAAAACGTAGAAACC
Coding sequences within it:
- a CDS encoding ferrous iron transport protein A, producing MVKIAKTNSLSRLKTGKTAIIHNLKGGHGFKSRLSVLGFTPGTKVRMIQNFGRGPVIVEIKETNIALGRGEAMKVVIEESDNDGDVEESEKVEREHRWKRKRRNRKK